One segment of Methylocella silvestris BL2 DNA contains the following:
- a CDS encoding cytochrome c encodes MRNILAAVISSLLALPVLASMAAMADSQLDAVAYGRYVTDAADCVACHTAPGGKPFTGGRAFILPFGVLYSPNITPDAATGIAGYTDDEWVRMLHEGVGRGGKHLYPAMPYPSYTKMTRDDALAIKRYLMSLAPVEAAPPENKISFPFNQRWGMFFWNLINNPNRRLEPDASKSAEYNRGAYLVEALGHCGECHTPRNFMMALKDSRKFAGAEQDGWVAYNVTADRTSGIGGWTDAALEQYLSTGHAEGHGPASGPMAEAVGLSLRFLKPEDIHAIATYLRGVPAQPDGPPAVEAGLPAASSGSLGSRLFAQQCAGCHLTNGDGRQSPWAALRGAHSVGDPAGTNLAQALMKGTQIETSQGVIFMHPYIGPYSDEELAALGNYAIGQFGFRKGTITVEQIRALRKRGVDEPAADKSGKPAS; translated from the coding sequence ATGCGCAATATTCTGGCCGCCGTCATATCATCTCTTCTTGCGCTGCCCGTTCTTGCGTCAATGGCCGCGATGGCGGATTCGCAATTGGACGCCGTCGCGTACGGGCGCTATGTCACTGATGCTGCCGACTGCGTCGCGTGCCACACGGCGCCCGGCGGCAAGCCCTTCACGGGCGGCCGCGCATTCATCCTGCCGTTCGGCGTGCTCTATTCCCCAAACATCACGCCGGATGCGGCCACGGGAATTGCCGGCTACACCGATGACGAGTGGGTGCGAATGCTGCACGAAGGCGTCGGCCGGGGCGGCAAGCATCTTTATCCGGCGATGCCCTATCCCTCCTATACAAAAATGACGCGTGACGACGCGCTGGCGATCAAGCGTTATCTTATGAGCCTCGCGCCGGTCGAGGCCGCGCCGCCTGAAAACAAGATCAGCTTTCCGTTCAACCAGCGTTGGGGGATGTTCTTCTGGAACCTCATCAACAATCCGAACAGGCGGCTTGAGCCCGACGCTTCCAAATCGGCAGAGTACAACCGCGGCGCCTATCTCGTTGAGGCGCTGGGTCATTGCGGCGAGTGCCACACGCCGCGCAATTTCATGATGGCGCTGAAGGACAGCCGGAAATTCGCCGGCGCGGAACAGGACGGCTGGGTCGCTTATAACGTCACGGCCGACCGCACGAGCGGCATCGGCGGCTGGACCGACGCCGCGCTCGAACAATATCTGTCGACCGGCCATGCCGAAGGCCACGGCCCCGCCTCCGGCCCGATGGCCGAGGCGGTCGGGTTGAGCCTGCGCTTTCTCAAGCCCGAGGACATCCACGCCATCGCGACCTATTTGCGCGGCGTTCCAGCGCAACCCGATGGGCCGCCCGCGGTCGAGGCCGGGCTGCCTGCCGCATCCAGCGGCTCGCTCGGCTCGCGCCTGTTCGCCCAGCAATGCGCTGGCTGCCATTTGACGAACGGAGACGGCCGCCAGTCACCCTGGGCGGCTTTGCGCGGCGCACATTCGGTCGGCGATCCGGCCGGCACGAATCTCGCGCAGGCGCTGATGAAGGGTACGCAGATCGAGACCAGCCAGGGCGTGATCTTCATGCATCCCTACATCGGCCCCTACAGCGATGAGGAGCTGGCCGCATTGGGCAATTACGCAATCGGCCAGTTCGGTTTTCGCAAGGGCACAATAACGGTCGAGCAAATCCGCGCGCTGCGCAAGCGGGGAGTCGACGAGCCCGCTGCCGACAAGTCGGGCAAGCCGGCATC